A stretch of DNA from Vespula pensylvanica isolate Volc-1 chromosome 6, ASM1446617v1, whole genome shotgun sequence:
cattttcattgtcAAATAACAAAAGTCATCAGATGGTGAATATACCAATCACCATGAAGAATCTTGGAATGAAACAATATCAACTGATGTGGTCGAATACGCCAGATCTACATATGCAGAAAGGACAAATCGTATCATCGATTATGTTAGTATACTGtcaagtttaaaaaaaattatatgtcaTTGAATATCATTATTTGTGATACCTGCAGTTCTAAGTTCCGATTGTATCCAGTCGTTACCAGTTTGAAACCCAATGAGACAAAAATCGTTCATTGCAAGATATGTTGGGATCAGTAAGCTATTAATagtaaatcttttattattgttattgttattaaattaaatgtatatcaTACGATTAGGAATGAAACAATAATGGAAGATTGGTACTTATTTGGATGTGCACAAGGTCAAAGTAAACGAGAGCTATTCGGTTTGAGTACTTTCAAGACCACGTTCGCAGAACCGTATGTTGTATTTAACAAAAAGGAATTAACGATGCAAATCGATATCTCTCCTTATGGAAACGAATTTCATCAAATAGGTGAAccattcgattttatttcttttcttccaccTCGTCCCTCCCCCTGATACTTATCGAGTTATGCTTAACGAgtttacaataatttaataatacaatattttattattagacgAGGTCATAGTAACGAATAAATCAGGACTGGATTTAAACGTTCATCTTAAGATCAAACGTCCATTCTATATAataagcgaagaaaaagagtttacagagaaaatgaagattttGTTGACCAATCAAGCTACCacaaaaatttatgtaaaatttgcACCGGATATGGAAACCAGTAATCTTTATTCGAAGATTTATCATAGTTTGTTAATCTTCGAGTACGACGAACATCCCATAAAGGTGAtttgaatcaaaaaaaaattattactcaCGAACTAAAAAACCTAAAGttcatcgatatattattttagaataagaTTAAATGTAAAGGATCAGTGAATTACCCAAATCTTATATTGAGTTCGCACGAGGTAAAGATGTATTGCGAAAAAGGTTGCAGTGAAGaatatatcttaaaattaacgaataatGGCCCTATTCCtgtgatatataaattcgtttggctcaaagaaacaattaatataatacgtgATATTGAGGTTGGTATATGtcatataaaacgaaagataaataacTATTTCTAACtagtatgatataaataatataacatattataatgataCAGCACAGCGATCTAATACAATGATATAGTATAGTGATATATAGTAgagtatgtaatataatatagtagtTAATATACATAGTAACTAATATTAGTTACTATTTAGTAACGACTAAATTATTTGTAGAAATCAGCGAGAACTTTGAATGCCATTGAAGATCAAGAATTAAAATCATGGCAAAATAACGATCATTTGCAGAACCAACAAGTTGGTGCTGGTGATGCTCCATCGGAGTCCTTGATAACACCTATGAACAGTGAGTTccatgaaatataatttttattttatttttttattatattacgattaaaaagaaataaagaaggttTCTTTCTCGTCAGCACCTATATCGAACGAACTAGAGACGCAAAGAACTTATACGGGTTCCGAATTCGAGATGAGCCAAGACAAATCTTCAAAATCTGAGGAATCTGAGATTTtacaagaaataaagaagttgTTAATGAATATAGTCGACATGCCTACAACTGATAATTCCGATATCGACGTTCTAAAAGTGATCGGCTTCAAGCCTCGTTTCATCGAACCCATCAATGaggtactttttcttttttttttttgtcagagATATTCacttaaaaaaatctttttaaatatcactCTCAGAAAGCTTGTTTATTTTAAGACCACAATTAAtgacttttttaattaagcgTAGCTCATCATCGTCAGTATGTAATATAACGAGACTTAGTCGTGAAAGTTTTgtaacgtacatacatacgtgcatcataaacacgcatatatatatatatatatgtgtgtgtgtgtatgtgtgtgtgtatgtatgtattaaattcatacatagatagacaCGAAATACAATGAACAATTTCAAACagtatgaaattaatttcacatGCAGATACTTGACATAGTACAGAGCGAAGGCATCGTACCTCCCTATACATCTCAAAACGTACACTTTGGCTTTCATGGATTCGAACGTATAGAAGTCGAAGTTACAGCTGTTTGCGAGATCGTTTGTGGACCAACCGAGATGATCCAAGTAGAAGCGAAAGCTGATACTGTAAGATATTCAGTAGATAGATGCGTTATAGATCTGGGTCAACAGGTAAATCGATTAGCTCTTTGAATCCAATTGAAaacttctctttattcttttcattttttctgttccatttttttttcttcttctctttccacgATAGCTTTTTTGTGAATCTTGCGATACGTATTTCAATCTAATCAACGAATGTAACATTGCCTTTACTTACACAATAATAACTACTTCCGCATTGGAAAATGATGATACTATCGTACAACCATCcgatttaaatcgattaacaATCGTATCGCGGGAAGGTAAGGTCGAACCTAAATCgtcaataaatattacattgaaCTATCGACCGATCTATCTTGGACCATTCAACGTTGAATTTCGATTGAAGGTAAAATCAATAAGCTTTTGAATAGCTTTCTGTTAAATGGCTTGATCGTTACCATTTCCAGGTAGCTCATCTGGTACCACTTGTTATGTCCGTGACGGGAGTAGGTATTTACCCGCAAATATTCTTCGATTTGCCTCAAATCATTGATACCGATAAATATCCACCGGAATTAGGCTATGAGGCACTTAGATCTTTATTTATGGAATTTATCGTAGATGTAAAAGatcactttttaaaaatatacatgtatcaaTGTATAATTACTcaaaacgattatatttatgttagaGAGATAATTCATCatccgaagaaaataaagataatttgaTTGACAACGAATGGATCATGGTGTCGATCGATGAAACTTTCCCGactataatagatataaacatggcattcgaaagaattttaacgagtaacttcataaaagaaaatcttaacGTTTTATCGAAGCACATTGCAGCTCCTCGAAAAACAGCAATCCCACAAATGTTCTCCTTGGAATACATCATTGGTTATTATCATAAGCTGACGTTCTGACTaacgtttcattaaaaaagaaataacatttaaatatcatttttcttgaaaattgtcTCTTTTTTGTAAGACCTAGGAAATGTGATTATTGGCCTTACTACTCATTACTCCGcaatattgaataattacGGTCCAAAGATCGCAGAAGTCAAtatgaaaaaatcaaagaataaGGATACACTAATTAATTCCGAGATtgtaatagaatttaaaaagaatgttaGTTTACTAGTAAATCACTCCGTTCTCTTACAAATCATTTGTAATCCTATTGTGGCAAAATATACTGAACGATACACAACGTTAGAACGTATTATTCATCTAGAGGTAAAACAgctcaatttttttaattaattttcaaccacttcaaaatctttttaaatgatttaattatatatcctaGGTGATCCATGGTTGTATCATTCCGGTGATTATAAAAGGGATCATAACTTATCCTTACATCACCGtcgataaaaaacaattagaTTTCAACAAAGTTATAATTGGCGAATGTTCGATGATGTGTTTAACAATGAAGAATgagtaaaaatgtaaaagttaATATACGCGAAATTAGAAATAACAAAACTATTCGCTTTCAGAGGTTTGATCGATTGCAAGTGGAAGATAGAAATATCTATGAAAcagagcaaaaaaaagaattactgTCCATTCTTTGTACATCAAGAGAGTGACACTTATCCGGCAGGTCATTCGAGTATCATAAAAGTTTATTTCAAACCACGAGAACCAGTTAGTTCAGTttcgttcgctctctctctctctctctctctctctctctctctctctctctctctctctctctctctctctctctctgtctccctcatCACTTTATCGATCCTTTTATCTCTacagtattaataattaccaTTAATAACCCTAATAGTGGCGCGTAAACGGTAAATTAAATGTCATCGTTAAAATGGGCTTAGAACTTCAAACGATAGCTTTAACTGGTCACGGAATAGAACgtaaattagatataaatgaaTCTTCTATCAAATTTTTACCAACTATACCATATATGGAAATCCAGGAAAGAGAATTcacgattgaaaataattgcgAATAtccaatagaatttttttggCATCATCTCGATGAGTGAGAATCGATTTTGAACATCCAATAAGATTAATTACGTCTTTTTtggttataattatatgaaatttatgataatgttTAGTCGATTCATACACGAAGATCTCATTGCTAAGATACTTACTCACTATTACGATGTTAAGGAAATCCTCTTACCACCTAGAAAAGTTGCTGAAGGGATCCCAActatattaattgaattttataatgatttagtCAACGAAATAGCTAAAGAACAAAAATCTGATGAGATAAATTAcatagaggaagaagaagaagaagaagaagtagaagaagaagaagaagaacaagaagaacaagaaagtatatatgtatatatgtttgtgtatgttcATACTTGTGTAATGATactataatgatttttttttatcagacgATCAACGAGttctaaataaagaaatcaataaGAAAACGTCGatcgcaaaaaagaaaaagaaacaaaataaacgtTTAGGTGATGTAAGTTTGAAATTGAAGCTTCGAAAAGTATCTaatttgaaaaggaaaaaatcacTTAATGGCTCCGTTACTTTATGGGACATAAAAAAGGATCGTCCTTCGATGATCGATCAATTAAACATTGAAAAATTGCTTCtcggtaaaaataaaaaaagaaagaaaatatatataatatttcttattgtatatttatatattttattgaattgtATGTTACGTTTTCAAGATCACATCAGTAATTTGCACAAAGGtccaaattttcataaaaccATGAAAGATCCAGTGAAATGTCTGTTTGATGAACTCGAACTCCAATCCATGTTGACAGAAAAGTTGGAAGAATCAGAGAAACCAGAAAAGAAAGTTTGCATTATCTTTCACGGTGCACCTTTCACAGGTATATATCATTATCTCAGAAATTTAGCGGCGAAACTCAGTAACGCAACAGCTTAGAAACATTAAGTTTGTACCGTACTTATGTGTAACTgcatgataataattttctagcTTACCAGGAAACGGCATGTAGAAGTGCCAGAGCATTAGGGATTCCCGTGCTTTCTATAGACACGGCTATTTTAGAAATAGCAGCTTTTAGCAAGAGCGAGTGTTCGGTCAAACTTAGACAAGCTATCAATGAGATTTATCAGAATTATACTTCTAAATTTTCTGAAAACAGGTTagtgtatattttttgaaaaaaaagaattatgatcatttgtaaaaataatactagtataattataataataataattattattattattattattattattattattattattattattattgtttagaaataatttgaaaaaagttaaaataagaatgataagcaaatgaatcaaaataataaagatataatttagggaaattttatttaaatataattttggttcgtttaatcgttcgtaaaaGATCTTCGAAAAATCAGCTTATtatcaaatgaattttttttttttttttatttatctgttctcttttaaaagaattcaAATTCTTGCTGAAAAATTGGAAACAACGCGTACGCAAAAGTCACGATCTTcccaaaagagaaaaaaatcgggTGAAACACAAAGAACAACGGAGACATCGATATCCGAAAAGCACGATAACGATTTAATAGAGGAGG
This window harbors:
- the LOC122630154 gene encoding hydrocephalus-inducing protein homolog, producing MIIFLFSMLTIGQNLPVAVCKLSCTGQGPIISLQPTKMDFGDVQVLQEKIMKLKVISDSPIPAQFKISLVNSPWSVDQVTGELEENESMELNVKIYLRDPGKYEDNISLMIHNNRLTTVNLKAVGVGCSIVFQPNIFPIFDMGLLLSHQMVNIPITMKNLGMKQYQLMWSNTPDLHMQKGQIVSSIISKFRLYPVVTSLKPNETKIVHCKICWDQNETIMEDWYLFGCAQGQSKRELFGLSTFKTTFAEPYVVFNKKELTMQIDISPYGNEFHQIDEVIVTNKSGLDLNVHLKIKRPFYIISEEKEFTEKMKILLTNQATTKIYVKFAPDMETSNLYSKIYHSLLIFEYDEHPIKNKIKCKGSVNYPNLILSSHEVKMYCEKGCSEEYILKLTNNGPIPVIYKFVWLKETINIIRDIEKSARTLNAIEDQELKSWQNNDHLQNQQVGAGDAPSESLITPMNTPISNELETQRTYTGSEFEMSQDKSSKSEESEILQEIKKLLMNIVDMPTTDNSDIDVLKVIGFKPRFIEPINEILDIVQSEGIVPPYTSQNVHFGFHGFERIEVEVTAVCEIVCGPTEMIQVEAKADTVRYSVDRCVIDLGQQLFCESCDTYFNLINECNIAFTYTIITTSALENDDTIVQPSDLNRLTIVSREGKVEPKSSINITLNYRPIYLGPFNVEFRLKVAHLVPLVMSVTGVGIYPQIFFDLPQIIDTDKYPPELGYEALRSLFMEFIVDVKDHFLKIYMYQYNSSSEENKDNLIDNEWIMVSIDETFPTIIDINMAFEHIAAPRKTAIPQMFSLEYIIDLGNVIIGLTTHYSAILNNYGPKIAEVNMKKSKNKDTLINSEIVIEFKKNVSLLVNHSVLLQIICNPIVAKYTERYTTLERIIHLEVIHGCIIPVIIKGIITYPYITVDKKQLDFNKVIIGECSMMCLTMKNE
- the LOC122630155 gene encoding hydrocephalus-inducing protein homolog, with product MGLELQTIALTGHGIERKLDINESSIKFLPTIPYMEIQEREFTIENNCEYPIEFFWHHLDDRFIHEDLIAKILTHYYDVKEILLPPRKVAEGIPTILIEFYNDLVNEIAKEQKSDEINYIEEEEEEDDQRVLNKEINKKTSIAKKKKKQNKRLGDVSLKLKLRKVSNLKRKKSLNGSVTLWDIKKDRPSMIDQLNIEKLLLDHISNLHKGPNFHKTMKDPVKCLFDELELQSMLTEKLEESEKPEKKVCIIFHGAPFTAYQETACRSARALGIPVLSIDTAILEIAAFSKSECSVKLRQAINEIYQNYTSKFSENRIQILAEKLETTRTQKSRSSQKRKKSGETQRTTETSISEKHDNDLIEEERFLHWTDEPDPLESYDKLSLTEETLISMDILSQYEHKLEAIRLLEKIFPTKMITDTIKDKTNFHESDKSSKKSQRNFLEIGSDILFEALRERLSEEDFERGFVLQTLHNSTICDEIKTLNILLDIVGHIEFFLFITFYNSEDICNWKIKQYLKEIKMLFFFFYPFLFIYIYTCI